The Candidatus Poribacteria bacterium genome includes a region encoding these proteins:
- a CDS encoding SpoIIE family protein phosphatase, with the protein MKNSILIFSIIFFLFLVCIETESEQILTYTVADGLIGPVVPVIFQDSRGNLWFGSDRSGVSRFDGITFESYIGYLDTSENAPTSNVGPGALLGQTQQIVEDKWGHIWFLTHFRSESSGRISWFDGSSVNLIGRGNSLLVDEHGDIWVGENQQLTKYITPGVQRLPQAHPNEIVGEDLLRSTDLTINVIFESKDGTIWIGGSEGEEQKNGVILSFRENRWVQDPLQIEDSNDTRDKTDDGTQQVHPNVGFTRYDLSNLNAVNAIEAIGEDSSEDLWFGGYNLLLRFDGEVFEQILPLAWGQSGSVGSRPASIQRLASIRNDTKDRIWFSDGRTTRWWDGSRYGNLSGFLELEDAWGNLWFTDENGAHQYDTDLTPMPDRINSGLGVEGIHTIFEAIDGQLWFGHDNGVTAFDPTPAISTHAGLGTNRVRMIFEDSRGYLWFSVPGGVARYDAESEELTTHIFRVSSVQNDQSPDSQIGSRTTERVRLSRTEIEKIFEVDRHVWFIDEPGVSGSSTRLRYTFFRYANGKFGQVSIPIHTIIGPGGERSDISTNVLIHEGEQTWMAFGGHLFKADTTGLLWLTNTGFQRIPFREIGPNTIPAPIAPIEFGTAAITDLYSDPNDRLWVHFDNGTVLRYPKEINTATRLSKPETLPLKATTLLKTAAGSKWFFNAVTGKLILWSDTELGEPLPLDGESSSAPIAVWKDPKQQNNRITFLFSEALKTYHGTSLISLADIELAELQDALTTEAGVLWLATSRGAVHYDGKNARIYTTKEDGFLVDNVKDVIEDSRGNIWFATWGGGTVRYDGETFYNLTTKDGLSHNNISKIHESSNKDIWFTTEGGVTQYTPTRGGLPECRLTSLESDKTYTDLSASLTLPSRGTKILNIQGISPLREGLSYRFKLIGLDTPTWTNVSAEEFSLLATGTGVTSDAWTPSAVPRATTQQPMRDSSIVQELQNQNGILRIRYTGLKAGNYSFLITAFRKDWPYTHTPAVVDFSISPPLWARWRTYLPTLIFMTVVLTLIGRLIVNRRHTLQLRNEVRQREEAEMQRIRAELSEAQNIQMGLLPTEAPDTKGFDVAGMSVPATQVGGDFYDYLTVANGQTAIAVADAAGKGLRGAMNAVLTNGMLYEVSRFKSEADIILTDLNAGLAPRMYGPSFIALNLAVLDENKKRIDYANGGQPYPVLKRGEEIIEIESSDLPLGSMKKVEYESVTFDLNEGDILIFHTDGLIEALNTDEEMYGTERLNESVSKIPDNFTAAEVIQSLVEDVHDFVGEAEQYDDLTIVVIKS; encoded by the coding sequence ATGAAAAATTCCATTTTAATTTTTAGCATCATCTTTTTTCTCTTTCTCGTCTGCATTGAGACGGAGTCTGAGCAGATCCTCACCTACACTGTTGCAGATGGGTTAATAGGTCCCGTTGTCCCCGTTATTTTTCAGGATAGTCGAGGCAACCTGTGGTTCGGCTCCGATCGGAGCGGAGTGAGTCGATTTGATGGGATCACGTTTGAATCCTATATTGGATACTTGGACACTTCTGAAAACGCGCCCACATCCAATGTAGGACCGGGCGCGCTGCTCGGGCAGACGCAGCAAATCGTTGAAGATAAATGGGGACATATCTGGTTCCTCACACACTTTCGCTCAGAAAGCTCAGGGAGAATCAGTTGGTTTGACGGTTCTTCGGTTAATCTTATCGGTAGAGGTAATTCGCTGCTCGTTGACGAACATGGCGATATATGGGTCGGTGAAAATCAGCAACTCACGAAGTACATCACCCCAGGCGTCCAACGGTTGCCCCAAGCACACCCAAACGAGATTGTAGGTGAAGATCTGCTCCGTTCAACGGATTTGACAATCAACGTTATCTTTGAAAGTAAAGATGGAACGATTTGGATCGGCGGAAGTGAAGGCGAAGAACAGAAAAATGGGGTCATACTAAGTTTCCGAGAGAATCGTTGGGTACAGGATCCCTTACAAATCGAGGATAGTAATGACACCCGTGACAAAACAGACGATGGAACACAACAGGTTCATCCAAATGTTGGGTTCACACGTTATGACCTATCGAACCTTAACGCTGTAAATGCAATCGAAGCAATAGGTGAAGATTCTTCTGAGGACCTTTGGTTCGGTGGCTACAATCTTCTCTTACGCTTTGATGGCGAAGTCTTTGAGCAAATCCTGCCTTTAGCTTGGGGACAAAGCGGATCCGTCGGCAGTCGGCCCGCATCCATTCAGAGACTGGCATCAATTCGGAATGATACGAAAGATCGGATCTGGTTCAGCGATGGACGCACTACAAGATGGTGGGATGGTTCCCGGTACGGAAATCTATCTGGGTTCCTTGAACTCGAGGATGCATGGGGAAATCTATGGTTCACTGATGAAAATGGAGCACATCAGTATGACACCGACCTTACGCCAATGCCCGATCGTATCAATAGCGGACTCGGAGTTGAGGGAATTCACACGATTTTTGAAGCCATAGACGGTCAACTGTGGTTTGGACACGATAATGGGGTAACAGCATTCGATCCAACACCTGCCATTAGCACACACGCTGGACTCGGCACCAATAGGGTACGGATGATCTTTGAAGACAGTCGGGGTTACCTCTGGTTTAGTGTACCAGGAGGGGTCGCCCGTTATGATGCCGAATCCGAAGAACTGACCACACATATTTTCAGAGTCAGCTCAGTGCAAAACGACCAATCACCCGACTCCCAGATCGGTTCCAGAACCACGGAGCGCGTTCGGTTATCTCGAACTGAAATCGAAAAAATATTTGAAGTTGATAGGCACGTCTGGTTTATTGACGAACCAGGGGTGAGCGGCAGTTCCACGCGATTACGATATACGTTCTTTCGGTACGCAAATGGAAAATTCGGTCAAGTTTCTATTCCTATCCACACAATAATTGGTCCCGGCGGGGAACGGTCAGATATCAGCACCAACGTTCTCATTCACGAAGGAGAACAGACTTGGATGGCTTTCGGAGGACACCTCTTCAAAGCAGACACCACCGGGTTATTATGGCTTACAAACACCGGCTTTCAGAGGATTCCCTTTCGAGAAATCGGGCCAAATACTATCCCTGCGCCAATAGCTCCAATAGAGTTCGGTACAGCGGCTATCACCGATTTGTACAGCGATCCAAACGACAGATTATGGGTGCACTTCGATAACGGAACGGTCCTGCGCTACCCGAAAGAAATTAATACCGCAACTCGCCTGAGCAAACCTGAAACCCTTCCGCTTAAAGCGACAACCCTGCTAAAAACCGCTGCAGGAAGCAAGTGGTTCTTTAACGCGGTCACAGGAAAATTGATACTTTGGAGTGACACCGAACTCGGTGAACCGCTTCCGCTCGACGGGGAGTCCAGTTCTGCTCCGATCGCCGTTTGGAAGGATCCCAAACAGCAAAATAACCGAATAACTTTCCTCTTCTCAGAGGCTCTCAAGACCTATCACGGCACATCACTCATTTCTCTTGCGGACATTGAACTTGCTGAACTACAAGACGCTCTCACAACTGAAGCAGGGGTCCTTTGGTTAGCGACATCTCGTGGGGCGGTCCACTATGATGGAAAAAACGCCAGAATCTATACAACAAAAGAGGATGGATTTCTCGTTGACAATGTGAAAGATGTCATAGAGGATAGCCGGGGGAATATATGGTTCGCGACATGGGGCGGTGGCACTGTGCGATATGACGGTGAAACCTTTTATAACCTCACAACAAAGGACGGTCTCTCCCATAACAATATCTCGAAGATTCACGAGTCTTCTAATAAAGATATTTGGTTTACTACCGAAGGAGGCGTCACGCAATATACACCAACACGGGGTGGGCTGCCAGAATGTCGACTGACCTCCCTTGAATCTGATAAAACCTACACCGACCTTTCCGCCAGTCTAACGCTACCGTCGCGAGGAACCAAGATATTAAATATCCAAGGTATCAGCCCACTCCGAGAAGGACTCTCTTATCGATTTAAATTAATCGGACTGGACACCCCTACCTGGACGAATGTTTCGGCAGAGGAGTTTTCGCTTCTGGCAACTGGTACCGGGGTTACATCTGACGCGTGGACACCTTCTGCTGTACCCAGAGCAACAACGCAACAACCGATGCGCGACAGTAGCATTGTTCAAGAACTCCAAAATCAAAATGGGATTCTGCGTATCCGATACACAGGACTCAAAGCAGGTAATTACAGTTTTCTTATCACGGCATTCCGCAAAGACTGGCCCTATACGCATACGCCAGCAGTGGTAGATTTCAGTATATCGCCACCCCTCTGGGCGCGTTGGCGGACGTATCTCCCGACTCTCATCTTTATGACCGTCGTCCTAACTTTAATTGGTCGCTTGATTGTAAACCGCCGCCATACCCTACAACTGCGGAATGAGGTCCGTCAAAGGGAAGAAGCAGAGATGCAGCGTATCCGTGCCGAGTTGAGCGAAGCACAGAATATTCAGATGGGACTTTTGCCAACGGAAGCTCCTGATACGAAAGGCTTTGATGTCGCGGGGATGTCGGTCCCTGCAACGCAGGTAGGCGGAGATTTTTACGATTATCTCACTGTAGCGAACGGACAAACCGCTATTGCGGTGGCAGATGCCGCTGGAAAAGGGTTGCGAGGCGCAATGAATGCTGTGCTAACGAATGGAATGTTATATGAAGTCTCGCGTTTTAAATCCGAAGCGGACATCATTCTCACCGATCTCAATGCAGGGTTAGCACCACGCATGTACGGCCCGAGCTTCATCGCACTTAACCTTGCTGTCCTTGATGAAAACAAGAAACGGATTGACTATGCAAATGGCGGGCAGCCTTATCCGGTCCTTAAGCGCGGGGAGGAGATCATTGAAATTGAAAGCAGCGACCTCCCACTTGGTAGCATGAAAAAGGTAGAGTATGAGTCCGTAACCTTCGATTTAAATGAGGGTGATATCCTTATTTTTCATACGGATGGTCTTATTGAGGCACTCAATACAGACGAGGAGATGTATGGAACGGAACGCCTAAACGAATCCGTTTCAAAAATCCCTGATAACTTCACGGCAGCAGAAGTAATTCAAAGCCTCGTTGAAGACGTCCACGATTTCGTCGGTGAAGCGGAACAATACGACGATTTGACAATCGTTGTTATTAAAAGCTAA
- a CDS encoding aminotransferase class I/II-fold pyridoxal phosphate-dependent enzyme: MTIAERLEKLPPYLFVDLRQKMQAVQARGVDVISLGIGDPDIPTPDPVIETLCSAIQNPDDADRHRYGCDNPVDDFPQAVLDFYQHRYSVTLSDDQVVTTLGSKDAIVKMALGILNPGDIGIAASPGYPTYNIGHVFASATTYYAPLLRENDFYIDFDAIPDEVKRLAKVLWINYPNNPTTATADLDFFGRVVEFGRQNNILIAHDNAYSENTYDGYRSPSILQVEGAAEVAVEFFSLSKAFNMTGWRLGFVVGNPTAVGAVKAVKDNIDNGSLRSLQFAGAKALSIADEITPAINAVYQKRRDMVVASLIDSGWAIEKPKATMYVWAPVPERFNGSSRAFATALLEEAGVVVTPGLGYGQWSEGYFRISLTYPDTVIKEAISRIRSF; encoded by the coding sequence ATTACGATCGCAGAACGGTTAGAGAAACTTCCACCCTATCTTTTTGTAGATTTACGCCAAAAAATGCAGGCGGTACAAGCGCGAGGTGTTGATGTGATTAGCCTCGGCATCGGTGACCCGGATATCCCAACGCCAGACCCAGTCATAGAAACTTTATGTAGTGCGATCCAAAACCCCGATGATGCAGACAGGCACCGCTACGGATGCGACAACCCTGTTGACGATTTTCCACAGGCAGTCCTCGACTTTTACCAGCATCGTTATAGCGTCACATTATCTGATGATCAGGTAGTGACAACGCTCGGTAGTAAAGACGCGATTGTCAAAATGGCACTCGGTATACTCAATCCGGGCGATATTGGTATAGCGGCGAGTCCGGGCTATCCTACCTACAACATTGGACACGTGTTTGCCAGTGCAACGACCTACTATGCTCCGCTTCTGCGAGAAAACGATTTCTATATCGACTTTGACGCTATTCCTGATGAAGTGAAACGACTTGCCAAAGTCCTCTGGATCAACTATCCAAACAATCCGACAACCGCCACTGCCGACCTCGATTTTTTCGGGCGTGTCGTGGAGTTTGGAAGACAAAACAACATCCTCATAGCACACGATAACGCCTATAGTGAGAACACCTATGACGGCTATCGCTCACCAAGTATATTGCAAGTAGAAGGTGCCGCTGAAGTCGCCGTTGAGTTTTTCTCATTAAGCAAAGCGTTCAATATGACAGGGTGGCGATTGGGATTTGTCGTTGGCAACCCAACCGCTGTTGGCGCAGTCAAAGCAGTGAAAGACAATATCGATAACGGTTCACTCCGCTCGCTTCAATTCGCCGGTGCCAAGGCATTGTCAATAGCAGACGAGATTACACCAGCAATAAATGCGGTTTATCAAAAACGCCGCGACATGGTGGTGGCCTCCCTCATAGACAGTGGATGGGCAATCGAGAAACCCAAAGCAACAATGTATGTTTGGGCACCGGTCCCTGAGCGTTTCAACGGTTCAAGCCGTGCCTTTGCAACAGCACTGCTTGAAGAAGCAGGCGTTGTGGTAACACCGGGTCTCGGATATGGGCAGTGGAGTGAAGGCTATTTCAGAATATCGCTCACGTATCCAGACACAGTGATCAAGGAAGCAATTTCCCGTATTCGCAGTTTTTAA
- a CDS encoding 4-hydroxy-tetrahydrodipicolinate reductase, which yields MIGVIINGACGRMGRLIIRGVTEQTDMEIVGAIEFPEHPQIGSDAGVVAGIGEIGVAVTGNLEAVLESADVVIEFSKPEATIQHLQQVVNADKAMIIATTGYDPDELAAVQELASQIRCVMAPNMSLGVNVMIQALELIAKALGDDYDIEVIETHHNHKADAPSGTALRLAETVATALERDLDEVGVYGRHGIVGARPKKQIGIHAVRGGDIAGDHTVLFATEGEQLSVVHRAHSPEAFAKGAIRAARWVINAPKGLHDVSEVLL from the coding sequence ATGATTGGTGTGATTATTAATGGGGCATGTGGCCGTATGGGACGGCTCATTATCCGAGGCGTTACCGAACAAACCGATATGGAAATCGTTGGCGCGATTGAATTCCCTGAACACCCACAAATCGGGAGTGATGCCGGTGTTGTTGCCGGTATTGGAGAAATAGGGGTAGCGGTTACAGGTAACCTTGAAGCCGTGCTGGAAAGCGCAGATGTCGTCATCGAATTTTCAAAACCTGAAGCAACAATTCAACACCTCCAACAGGTCGTCAATGCGGATAAAGCGATGATAATCGCAACAACCGGATATGATCCTGATGAACTTGCCGCTGTTCAGGAACTCGCATCACAAATCCGCTGCGTAATGGCACCGAACATGAGTCTCGGTGTCAACGTGATGATACAAGCACTGGAATTAATCGCCAAAGCCCTCGGGGATGATTACGATATTGAAGTGATAGAGACACACCATAATCACAAAGCAGATGCACCGAGCGGCACGGCACTCCGCTTAGCAGAAACGGTAGCGACAGCATTAGAGCGCGATTTAGATGAGGTGGGTGTCTACGGTCGCCACGGCATCGTTGGTGCGAGACCGAAGAAGCAGATCGGCATCCACGCCGTCCGAGGGGGTGATATCGCCGGTGATCATACGGTGCTGTTCGCAACAGAGGGTGAACAATTAAGCGTCGTCCACCGAGCACACAGTCCAGAGGCTTTCGCCAAAGGCGCAATCCGCGCAGCGAGATGGGTCATCAACGCGCCTAAAGGGTTACACGATGTCAGCGAAGTCCTTTTATAG
- a CDS encoding c-type cytochrome, whose translation MMYYSTRVTTSTVRITWRIFLLSLGVSFLFFPIVNAQDLEVDIAPAAPRDTDINYEEDVIDGAFYFRLMCWNCHAAQTRGGTAPDLFKPQWLYGWTDDGIFQTVFNGLPGTEMQKFGGKLSDEAINMIVGYLRSEQAKAAGVSLDKVKPTEDWTPYMDGDVKAGEAIFFSEGYACGKCHTVHGRGATGTGNEIGPDMTYVARTRSPQFIVESILDPRAYIAPEYEMITLFTKDGEEITGRKRYQYDHRDRLDPETVQILDESGKLWTTYFKTDIRSTSIPQAGVMPENFADILSVKQMHDLLAYLFTLK comes from the coding sequence ATGATGTATTATTCTACCCGCGTTACAACTTCTACCGTCCGAATAACGTGGCGTATTTTCCTCCTCTCTTTGGGTGTAAGTTTCCTCTTTTTTCCGATTGTAAATGCCCAGGACTTAGAGGTAGACATTGCCCCCGCAGCACCGAGAGACACCGACATCAATTATGAAGAAGATGTCATTGATGGCGCGTTTTACTTCCGTTTGATGTGTTGGAATTGTCACGCTGCACAGACCCGCGGCGGCACAGCACCCGATCTTTTCAAACCGCAGTGGCTCTATGGCTGGACGGATGACGGTATCTTCCAGACAGTCTTCAACGGACTTCCAGGGACCGAGATGCAAAAGTTTGGTGGCAAACTCTCTGATGAGGCGATCAACATGATTGTCGGCTACCTCCGCTCAGAACAAGCGAAAGCGGCAGGGGTCTCTTTGGATAAAGTAAAACCTACCGAGGACTGGACGCCATATATGGACGGTGACGTCAAAGCAGGAGAAGCCATCTTTTTCTCAGAAGGGTACGCTTGCGGTAAGTGCCACACAGTTCACGGGAGAGGTGCCACCGGCACCGGTAACGAAATAGGTCCTGATATGACGTATGTCGCTCGTACCCGATCGCCACAATTTATTGTCGAGTCCATCCTCGATCCGCGCGCCTATATCGCGCCCGAATATGAAATGATTACCCTTTTCACCAAGGATGGAGAGGAAATCACCGGTCGGAAGCGGTATCAGTATGATCACAGAGACAGATTGGACCCTGAAACAGTGCAGATACTTGACGAGTCCGGGAAGTTGTGGACAACCTACTTCAAAACGGATATAAGGAGTACCAGTATCCCACAAGCAGGCGTTATGCCTGAAAACTTCGCAGATATTCTTTCCGTCAAGCAGATGCACGATCTTTTGGCGTATCTATTCACATTGAAATAG
- a CDS encoding transporter substrate-binding domain-containing protein: MKHYTTLWIALLILPILMLHNANAVSTLEEIRKEGVLTVCMDVRNLPYSNADPELPGLYVEIAHLLAEELGVKLELHWLNTLRDSLLADMIRGHCDCVIGVPIEERAMSESIQLGKNVDFSTPFYGTGYVLVKQKSNPENPKTLEAIKLETIGTEAGSIASDVLRQMGYNRRVYRSQIAVLDALKKGQIAYGYVWSNIGWLIEKGSRIQQPEQTETAYPELEIVKGYVPEARLRWNVAIAFSKDKPTRKTSELQDVVNTIIEQKWSAEKLQELCEKYHLPYFAPFQEDEQK; encoded by the coding sequence TTGAAACACTATACCACTTTGTGGATCGCGCTTCTCATATTGCCGATTTTGATGTTACACAACGCAAACGCTGTCAGCACCTTGGAAGAAATTCGGAAAGAGGGTGTCTTAACGGTCTGTATGGATGTCCGAAATCTGCCTTACTCCAATGCGGATCCGGAACTTCCTGGATTATACGTTGAGATAGCACACCTACTGGCAGAGGAACTCGGTGTTAAGCTGGAACTCCACTGGCTTAACACCCTCCGAGATAGCCTGCTTGCTGACATGATACGTGGACATTGCGACTGTGTGATTGGAGTTCCGATTGAGGAGCGCGCCATGAGTGAGTCAATCCAATTAGGAAAAAACGTTGACTTCTCTACACCCTTTTACGGTACCGGCTACGTCCTGGTAAAACAGAAAAGTAATCCAGAGAACCCTAAGACGCTGGAGGCCATTAAGTTAGAAACAATCGGGACAGAAGCGGGTTCTATCGCCAGTGATGTCCTTCGACAGATGGGGTATAACCGTCGCGTTTATCGCTCACAAATTGCTGTCTTGGACGCTCTCAAGAAAGGGCAAATTGCCTACGGATATGTCTGGTCAAATATTGGATGGTTGATTGAAAAGGGTTCCCGAATTCAGCAGCCAGAACAGACGGAGACTGCTTACCCTGAATTAGAGATTGTCAAAGGGTACGTTCCTGAAGCTCGTCTCCGTTGGAATGTCGCTATCGCTTTTAGCAAAGATAAACCAACACGAAAAACAAGTGAACTTCAAGATGTTGTTAACACAATTATCGAACAGAAATGGAGTGCGGAGAAACTTCAAGAACTCTGTGAGAAGTATCATTTGCCTTACTTCGCTCCGTTTCAGGAGGATGAACAGAAATGA
- a CDS encoding PQQ-dependent dehydrogenase, methanol/ethanol family, translating to MNRYIFSEASNCCLHIKRVSFIIFIVSLTLATIPSPIIAGTTPEIRSVTNEMLLSSQDDPESWLMYGRDYRSWRYSQLTQVNTESVKKLVPKWAFQIGTPFDKFECTPLVVDGVMFITTPYSTIYAVDARTGKEIWRYDYELPDDLAICCGMVNRGAAILGDKIFWVTLDAHLLALDAKTGRVLWDRVVGDLTNAESLTVAPLVVKDKVVVGISGAEYGIRGYIDAYYAETGEQAWRFYTVPSKDEPGGDTWEGDSWMTGGGSAWVTGSYDPELNLVYWGTGNPAPDWNGAVRRGDNLYTDCIVALDADTGKLKWYFQATPHDLWDWDGVSEPVLIDMEIDGTPVKALMQANRNGYFYVLDRTNGKFLYASTYCEQNWTGGLDENGRPTVLPGVSTSEEGTIRVCPGVEGGKNWPPSAYNPNTNYLYVPSLELCGSYHQGRVFYVKGLPYLGSGMTAERDEAGDMQMWGHISAIDVSTGDIKWRHKTNFPQWGGCLTTAGGLVFAGDLEGRFMALSAETGEVLWDFQTGSGVLAPPITYQLDGVQYVAIASGAVKYAEVNAREGGTLFVFALFE from the coding sequence ATGAACAGGTATATTTTCTCCGAAGCATCAAACTGTTGTTTACACATCAAACGCGTAAGTTTCATTATCTTCATCGTAAGCTTAACACTCGCTACGATACCAAGTCCGATAATAGCCGGCACCACACCGGAGATTCGATCTGTCACGAACGAGATGCTACTCTCATCACAGGATGACCCTGAGAGCTGGTTGATGTATGGACGGGATTACAGAAGTTGGCGATATAGTCAACTCACACAGGTTAACACTGAAAGCGTCAAAAAACTCGTCCCAAAATGGGCGTTTCAAATTGGAACACCTTTTGACAAGTTTGAATGTACCCCACTGGTTGTCGACGGTGTGATGTTCATCACCACGCCTTATAGCACCATCTACGCCGTGGACGCAAGAACCGGTAAGGAAATATGGCGGTACGATTATGAACTCCCCGACGATTTGGCGATCTGCTGCGGTATGGTGAACCGTGGGGCGGCTATCTTGGGCGATAAAATCTTTTGGGTTACGCTCGACGCACATCTTCTCGCTCTCGACGCGAAAACCGGTAGAGTCCTATGGGACAGGGTTGTCGGTGACTTGACTAACGCTGAATCCCTCACTGTCGCCCCCTTAGTCGTCAAAGACAAAGTGGTTGTCGGCATATCAGGTGCGGAATATGGCATCCGAGGCTACATCGATGCGTATTATGCCGAAACAGGTGAACAGGCATGGCGATTTTACACCGTTCCTTCAAAAGACGAACCGGGTGGTGACACATGGGAAGGCGATTCATGGATGACAGGGGGCGGATCCGCTTGGGTCACAGGTTCTTATGACCCGGAATTGAATCTTGTCTACTGGGGAACGGGTAACCCCGCACCAGACTGGAATGGTGCTGTCCGGCGGGGCGACAACCTCTATACTGACTGTATCGTTGCGTTGGATGCTGATACGGGGAAACTGAAATGGTACTTTCAAGCGACACCCCACGACCTATGGGATTGGGACGGCGTGAGTGAACCGGTCCTGATCGATATGGAGATAGATGGCACACCGGTCAAAGCACTGATGCAAGCGAATCGCAACGGCTATTTTTATGTGCTTGATAGAACCAACGGAAAATTTCTATACGCAAGCACTTACTGCGAACAGAACTGGACCGGAGGGCTCGATGAAAACGGTCGTCCTACCGTCCTACCCGGCGTGTCCACCTCAGAAGAAGGTACGATTCGTGTGTGTCCCGGTGTTGAAGGCGGCAAGAACTGGCCCCCCTCAGCCTATAATCCGAACACAAATTATCTCTACGTCCCTTCGCTGGAACTCTGCGGTTCCTATCATCAAGGACGCGTTTTCTATGTGAAAGGTCTACCTTACCTCGGAAGCGGTATGACAGCAGAGAGAGATGAAGCCGGCGATATGCAGATGTGGGGACACATCAGTGCAATCGATGTTTCTACGGGTGATATTAAATGGCGACATAAAACGAATTTTCCCCAATGGGGCGGATGCCTTACAACGGCAGGCGGTCTCGTTTTTGCGGGTGATTTAGAGGGAAGATTCATGGCATTATCGGCAGAAACCGGTGAAGTGCTTTGGGATTTCCAGACCGGATCCGGGGTGCTCGCACCGCCAATTACCTATCAACTCGACGGCGTCCAATACGTTGCGATAGCGTCAGGTGCTGTGAAATATGCTGAAGTTAATGCGCGCGAAGGTGGAACTCTCTTTGTGTTCGCGCTCTTCGAGTAA
- the lipA gene encoding lipoyl synthase: MLKTLPLVQHETRQRRHPSWIKARMPSGGNYAELKKLMRNLQLHTVCEEARCPNIGECWNSRTATFMILGDVCTRRCMFCAVKKGTPGGIVDLDEPRRLGEAVGHLKLKHVVITSVNRDDLADGGASVFAECIAEARKHRPGCTVEVLIPDLEGNWDALAVIVQARPEVLNHNTETVPRLYRRVRPYANYQQTLNLLRTSKKLDAQMLTKSGLMVGLGETVTELLETMEDLRNTECDILTVGQYLSPSSRHLPIQRYYTPEEFEEIKEAGIEMGFRHVESGPLVRSSYHASEQARLEQN, from the coding sequence ATGCTAAAGACGCTTCCATTAGTCCAGCACGAAACACGACAAAGACGACACCCGTCTTGGATTAAAGCTCGGATGCCGAGTGGCGGTAACTACGCTGAGCTCAAGAAATTAATGCGGAATCTCCAACTCCACACGGTCTGTGAAGAGGCGCGATGTCCGAATATCGGTGAGTGTTGGAATAGCCGCACCGCCACCTTTATGATACTCGGTGATGTCTGCACGCGTCGCTGTATGTTCTGCGCTGTAAAAAAAGGCACGCCTGGCGGGATTGTTGATCTCGATGAACCGCGTAGGCTCGGTGAAGCCGTCGGCCACTTAAAACTCAAGCACGTCGTTATTACCTCAGTCAATCGAGACGACCTGGCAGACGGTGGGGCGAGCGTTTTCGCCGAATGCATCGCTGAAGCACGAAAACATCGTCCCGGATGCACAGTAGAAGTCCTTATCCCTGACCTCGAAGGAAATTGGGACGCACTCGCCGTCATCGTGCAAGCACGACCTGAAGTGCTCAATCATAACACAGAAACAGTTCCACGTCTCTACCGCCGCGTCCGTCCGTATGCAAATTACCAACAAACGCTGAACCTGCTCCGTACCAGTAAGAAACTGGACGCACAGATGCTCACAAAGTCCGGACTTATGGTAGGCTTGGGTGAAACCGTGACAGAACTCTTAGAGACAATGGAAGACCTCCGCAATACTGAATGCGATATTCTCACCGTGGGTCAATACCTTTCCCCTTCCTCACGCCATTTACCGATTCAACGCTATTATACCCCCGAAGAATTTGAAGAGATCAAAGAAGCAGGGATCGAAATGGGATTTCGACATGTAGAGTCGGGTCCATTAGTGCGAAGCTCCTATCACGCCAGCGAACAAGCAAGGTTAGAACAAAACTAA